The genomic DNA CATAAGAGTCAACTGCCGCCCTGCCCCTTCCCATGCCCAGGAGCACAGCGCCAACCTTTTACCACCTACCAATACCTAAACATCCGTGAATAATCTTTTCTCCACGCTCGCACCCAGGGTCTCGAGCTTTCACAAGCGCGGAATCTCCGGACCTAGGTCCACTTCCGCTTGTCTGTGAGTCTAGCCGCCCCCGGTCTGTCGAGCAGATCGTCAATTTCAGGGTTCAGCATCCTCGGGACGTACGTCGCCAAACAACAAATACATACATAAACCGTATCCGTTGTCACACCGCATCGCAGATACTGACTGAGAATTCAAGTCGGTATCTACCGCTATACACTTTCTCTTATCGCATCCGCCTGACTTGCTTTCTTCGCCGAGTTTACGAGGGGCCACTTTGACAGAACCACTTTAGAGCCCCGCCACTGCAGCGAGTCAGGGCAGAAGCGGACATAAGGCTGTCGACAGAGGTTTAACCAAGGGGGGCGACGGACCCAATTTGATAAGCCATGACCAAGGCTATTTCCAAACCACCATCGAAGGCTTTGCCACCTATTCCACCTCACGAAGCAGCCATCCGCCAACGCCGCCCCGACTGGTCCGGTGCAaacagtccgcaacaataTAGGCCCAAGCATCCGCGACATTCCTCTATCCCCTCGTTTAACTTCGACGAGCATGATGACACAATAGCCGGAGGTCGTGATTCCAGACAATCGGGATCCTCTTTCAATCAAAGTTCAGACGGACATTCGAGGACACCCTCGAGGGAAACACCAGACATAGGCGTGAATAGGGATTCAGTATATTCGATACCGGCAGCGCAGGATATCCCTTTTCGGAAACTTCAGCTTAGCGACGGATTGAACCGTGTTCGATATTCGCATGTCGCAGAAATGGAGGTTGCAAACCACACGTATCAACCGACCCCGCCCGCTCCAACATATCCTCCACGCGAAAACGCACAATCGCCGACGGCTGGCTCGCAACATTCGTCGAATAACAGCGAGCGCAATAGCAACATATACTCTTATGCACAAGATGGACCGTTGCAAGTCCCACGTACCACAGTTCCCAGGCCTAGCTCCGCATACACGCTGGGCTCGGAACTAAACGCATTTGGTCGTACGCAATCCCCGCGCCTTTCCGTAGGCGGTTCTCCGTCGCCTGGCGGATCACCACATGCCCGAACCAATCGCCGTTCCCCAGACGTCAGGCCGGAATCTTCGTACATCGACTTGACGAACCTCCCATATAACCAGCAGATTGCGCCTGTGAATAACTTTGGTAACACGGGGTTACGGGGTGTTGTAGGCCAGAATGCTTCGCTGCTCGACGCAAAGAAGACTTTGGAGATGTACAGGGCAAATGTCAAGAAAACATCAGACACCGCCGTGCAGTACGAGTTTGCCTTGTTCATGATACAAGTCGCACGTGAGGTAATGGCATCGGAGAATCCCAACGATGCTCATGGCATGGCTCCGGCAGACTTGTTGAAGGAGGCGCGGCAGATTCTACAGAAATTAGCCGACCGTAGTTACCCTTTTGCACAGTACTACCTCGCCGATGGCTACGCGTCGGGCTTGTTCAACAAAGACAAACCAGATTACGATCGTGCGTTCCCGCTTTTTATTGCTGCAAGCAAACATGGCCATGCCGAATCAGGATTCCGTGCCGCGCTTTGCTATGAATTTGGCTGGGGCTGCCGCAAGGACTATGCGAAAGCTGTCCAGTTTTACCGCGCTGCAGCATCAAAGAACCACCCTGGAGCAGCGACGCGGCTTGGAAAGGCGTGTTTGACAGGCGACATGGGTCTCCAGAACAAGTACCGAGAAGGACTCAAGTGGCTAAAACGAGCGTCAGAGTCTGCCGATTTCCAGTACAACATCGCGCCGTACGAGCTTGGTTTGCTGCATGAGACGGGTTACGGAGACGACATCTTCAAGGATGAAGTATACGCCGTGCAACTTTTTACCCAGGCTGCAGAGCTGGGTCATGCACAGGCAGCCTTGAAACTGGGGGAAGCCTACGAACATGGCCTGCTGCGATGTCCAAAGGATGCTGCACTTTCGGTGCATTACTACAATTGCGCTGCCCAGGCTGAAATACCAGAAGCCATGATGAACCTCTGTGCGTGGTATATGGTCGGAGCAGAACCGGTTCTAGAGAAGGATGAGAACGAGGCGTATGAATGGGCCAAGAAAGCCGCTTCGTATGGTAAGCACATCATCGTGCGTTCCGCGTGGGTACAGTTGCTAATGATCCTAGGTCTTCCGAAGGCGGAATATGCGTGTGGGTATTTCACAGAGATGGGCATCGGTTGCCGACGGGATCCTTTGGAGGCCAACGTCTGGTACGTCAAAGCCGCGGATTCTGGAGACGAAAGAGCAAAGCAGCGCCTTGCAATCATTCAAGCTGCAGCATCTGGGCAGCCACGTGCGCCAGCGAACAACAGTTCAAAGAGCAAGCTCGTCAAGGCGGGGAAGGTTGTAAAGGGGAAGGACTCGaaagagaaggagaaggaggagagtTGTGTGGTAATGTAAGAAAACACAGGGGTTTCTGCGTTGTCTTGGTCTACGCTATACCCAATTTGCGTTTGTGCTTACCACGGTGAGCATTGGGCCTCCGCCATCGGATTCTGTAATTGACGATGGCGCTAATGAGAGGTGGTGCATATACGGCGTTTGCTTATTTATTGCATACTGCGTTTGGATCTCAAGGGCGGAGTACTATAGCTTTTTTGGTGGCGTACCGCTCAGCCGCAGCATTATAGAAACTGCATATTGAAGATAGTCGCATGTCTATGCAACGCGAGTGATAACCACGGGTGATAACGGCTTTGGGCCTTCCATACAGGTCTCGTGATGCGTCTCCAGAAGCGCCGATTGGCTCAAAGCTTACACCGTCTTACGTAGTGTTGAACCACAAAGTAACCGACGTCTTTCCGTCTGCATGCGGTCATGGCCTCAACACTTGAATCCCACGGTCCGCCCTCACAGAATATGTGAGCAATTCCTAGTATGCAGTTGCGCAACTAGTGACGCAGAATGCTGTATTACGAATATAGACGTTCTAGGAAGACGTGAAGTTTGTCTGCAATACAATCGATAAGGCCTTGGCGTGCGTCCTATGTGGAGTCGCTTGTCGTCGCTCCCCAGACCGTTGCTAACCGTTACCGAATCGGTACACATGATGCAGGTTCGCAGTTCGCGGCTCCACCTGCACGCCTTTCGAGTACATATGGCCATAGGGCGTGTGATAACAACAAACCTTCGTTTAGATCAAAGTTAAAAGGATTCCTCGCCCCAACACCTCAACTTCAGTTCATACCAATCTCAACCATCTCGTGTACTTGCGGCCACTATTACTCCCCAGAGAACAAAGAAATCATTGGAGCCTGCATGAATTACTAAGAAGCGAACCCAAGTCAGAACTGATATTATATACACAATGCCACCACCGTCCGCGGTCGAAGTGTCAGCTACTTCAGACACTTCTGGAGTCACTCTCCCGAACCCGCTGAGTGCACCAGTGCAGAGCAACGAGATCCATggaagaagaaaaaagaCGGCTGTGTCACAATGGGGTGTGGCCGCGCCGGCGGATACAGCAAACTTTCGGCTCAGGTCCCATGATCACAAACCAAAGGCCAAGCAATGGAGTCGTATGTTTTACTCTAGCATGATGCAATCTCCCCATCAACGCTAATGGGAATACCCAGATATTATGACCAAGGAGGCTAGCATACGAAAGGGAAACTCACTCAAAGAAGCTGCCAAGTTTCTCGGGACACCAGGCATCATTTCTCTTGGCGGCGGTCTACCGTCCAGCGAGTACTTTCCTTTCGAAGAGCTTTCCATCAAAGTTCCCAAAATCGGGCACTTTTCAGAGGCCGAAACTAAGGAATCTGGTGTGATTATTACAGCCGGTAAACATGATCTCGCAGAGAACAAATCTACCTTCGATATCGCTACGGCGTTCAATTACGGACAGGGAGCTGGTTCTGCACAACTCTTACGGTTTATGACGGAGCATACAGAGCTGGTGCATGACCCACCGTATGAAGACTGGAAGTGTACAATGACGGTTGGAAGCACATCTGCCACAGATATGCTTCTACGCATGTTTACGCGGCCAGGCGAAATGATTCTATCTGAAGAGTATACCTTCTCCGCCTTTGTAGAAACCGCCCGACCTATGGGCGTACGCGTATGCAGTGTCCCGATCGACAATGAAGGTCTCCTTCCAGCAGAGATGAACAATATTCTCACAAACTGGGACCAAACCGCCAGACGCGCTCCAAAACCACATCTCCTCTACACTGTACCCACCGGCCAGAACCCCACAGGCGCAACGCAAAGTGCAGAGCGACGACGAGCCCTGTACAAAGTATGCCAAAAACACGACATCCACATCATAGAAGACGAGCCCTACTACTTCCTGCAAATGCAACCTTACACAGGCCCCGACGCCCCTGCCGTACCCCCGCCCTCTTCCCACGCCGATTTCATCAAAACCCTCGTCCCCAGCTACCTCTCCATGGACACAGACGGTCGCGTAATCCGCATGGACTCGTTCTCAAAAGTCATCGCGCCCGGCTCACGAGTCGGCTGGATCACAGCGCCCGCCCAAGTCGTCGAGCGCTACGCCAAATACGCAGACGTATCCACGCAGAACCCGTCTGGTATCTCGCAACTCGTCCTCTTCAAGCTCCTCGATGAACACTGGGGCCACGCCGGCTACCTCGACTGGCTCATCCACATCCGCATGCAATACACCGCGCGCCGCGACATCATCCTCGCTGCGTGCGAAAAGTACCTCCCGCGAGAGGTCATGGCGTGGAAACCGCCAATGGCCGGTATGTTCCATTGGATGCAAGTCGATTTCAGGAAACATCCTGCGTATCCTGAGAAGAGCATTGAGAGTATCGAGGAGAGTATTTTCATGCGCGTGATTGATCATGGTGCGTTGGTTATGCGGGGGAGCTGGTTTTATGCGGATAATGAGGAGGAGCATGATACGTTGTTCTTTAGGGCGACGTATGCGGCTGCGCCGGGGGAGAAGATTGAGGAGGGTATTAGGAGGTTGGGAGAAGCGGTTAGGGAGGAGTTTGGTTTGGGCGTTTAGATGGATATATGCATTGTCAGAGGACAGGAGCGCTTTTGCATTTTTTGCTAAGGGTATACATATTATCAAGGATACATAAATTTGGAAGAATGGCAGGCATGACTAGCACTCGCATTGTATTTGAAAAACAAGCCCAGGATAGTAGAAACTAATCGCATGTGTGATTACGGGGAGAATCCTTGTTTAACCTATTGGGCGTTTTCACAAGGTCTGTAGGCGCCAGGCTCAGGTTTTAAAGGCAGATTTGTACTCCTGAGACGCGCTGTATTTGGCAGGCCCCGCGTATTAATCCCGGTCTTTACCGTGGTCAATATCTATAGTCTTCAACCCACGTCTCTTGTAGGATCTACTCGGTATTGACATTCTCAACTGCCTACTACATCTCAAGACTGCTGTGGGACATAGAAGAGCTCCGTTATTGCCTGATGCAGAGAAAAGTCATACACAGAATCTGACTCATCTCACTTCACCTAAGAGCTATCCTTGCTCTTCCTTCCGTCGCTCTCATCATCACTATCCGTATCGCTTACCAATCCAGCCAGGGCCTCGTCATCTAGACTCTCAACATCATCTTCTCTCCCAGCATCTTTGTTAACCTTGACATTCACGAACAACACCCACAGTCCGAGGTCATATGTGATTCTGCAAGCGCCGCTTGCCAAGAACGCAATCCAGAAGTTGTCGTGTCCAGAAAGGAAGCCGGTGATTGATGGTCCAGCGCTAGCCGCTAGCGTACGCAGCATACCCGTAATACCCATGACACCTGTGCGCTCCTCTGGCTTTACGACTGCAGCGATAAAGGCCGCACGAGGGGCTTGATCCATACTGTTTAGTGCAGCTCGAAATAATAGTAGGCCCACTGTCCAGCCAACACCCGATGGTAGCGGGATGAAAGCACTAGCAAGTGAGGATGGGATATGTGTGAACACCATCGTATTGATGAGACCGATACGTTTAGCCAGCGGTCCGGCGAAGATTGCACCGACAGCGCAGAGGAATTGCGAGGCTGATGTAATGTCTCCGAGTGTCGTCTTAGGGACGTGGAACTTCTGCTCGACGTAGTAGTTCATTAGCGAGTAAGGAGTCATACCATCTGCCAAGCTATCAATGGCCAGAAGAATCCAAAGCCTGAACATGATCGATCGAGTAGGCTTCGATATCTGACTGAAGTAACTTGCTTTCTTCGCGGATGGTGCGACTCTCGGGTTGGCCTGTCTTCCTATATTGTTGCGATCTTCCTCAAACCCGTCGGTGGTGCTGGGAGTCATGGCTTCCAGAAGtacctcttcttcttcctcgtcatGTCCACCTCGTCCTCGTTCATTCATTTCTGCATGCTTTTCACCGGCAACTTCACATCTGTTGCTCAGACACAGGCACAGAATGCTTCCGAGGACACCAAAGGCTGCGTATCCCCAGAACAAGGTATGATATGCCTTGGTCACATTTCCGCTGTGCTTCTCGAGTGCATGTACCGTTCTTCCGGCGACCTCTGCTCCAATTGCTCCTGCCATTGTTGTCGCTGTAACATACCAAGCCAATACATCGCTTCGGGTCTTGTCATCCGTCAATCCACTTAGTATGCTCTCTTCAACAGCCCTGAATGGACCGCAGTCGGCACCAGTGACAGATATAATGCCGAATACGGCAGCGAGGAGCAGAATCCAGAAGTTTTCTGAAAGCGCGAATGCGACGCCTGAGCCAGCCATCATCACACTTCCCATGAATAAAATTCGTCTCCGGCCAAGCTTGTCCGCCACAAGGGTAAGTAGCAACGAAAGCAAGACATCTCCAAGCAGTGTCAAAGTCATGAAGACTCCAATCCTCCCATCGGGAAACTTCAgcgaggagaagaagagggctAGAATAAGACTCGGTATGCCGGCCGTGAACATGCGTAGGGAACGCAGCGATATGATGATATAAGCATCTCGTCCTGTTGCGTTGAGGGATGTAATTCCGAGAAAACCAGCAACTCGCGAGATCGCAGTAGGAGCCATGGTAACAATGTGACTACACCGCACACTTGAGGACGACCAAAGAACTCGAGCGCAATGTACGTGACACCGAAAGATAAAGAAAGgataaagaagaagagaaaatCCGCATGCTACCTCGCGACGAGTGATCGCGTGTCGTACTAGTGTGCCAGCAGTAACTATACCCGTCCCGGGTTTAAGCTACTAAGCCTTTCTGAGTCACACATAGTGCTGCGGTTATGCATGTTCTAGAATCTGGTTGGGTGCTTTGTCTTTTCCGCGTCTGTTTTCCGTGTCTATTTTGATTGTGACTGCTGGAGACGCTGCAGGCTGCGCGGCCGAGACGCGGAAGGCAACCCCGCATCAAGGTGAAGGTGTGACTCTGCATCATTAGCCCGAGGGCTAGCTTATCGCTGTCACGTGTCTGTGTGGTATCTCAGCGACGTGCTCGCAACACTGCAATACAAAGAACTGTACGGCCCAATTACTTGAGAGTCGGATAGATTTCTGAGGGTTGAGCACAGATGAGGGGCTGCATCAAGACCCTTCTTCTTTGTTCCACCGATATTTCCGCCTCAACTTGGTAAACGATTGACGTTCATCAGACGCGCTTTACATAACTACACCTATCCTTCTGGTATCACTCACATTACCACACTCATGACCTACCTCTCAGCGACCCAGCGCTAAATGAGCAAGCGGTGCCTCGTCTAGAAACGGCCGCCCCACCTCGTAGCACCAACTTCACCGGGCTACCAAAAGCCACAGCTATATCCACACCATGGACAGCATGCAGCCATCATTTGGAGATGCGTTCGAAAGTATGCTCCCAAATGAGCTCAAGCAGGCAATCTTCAAATTGGCGGCGGCCGACAACAGCGACGAAATAAACATCAGTCTCTCGGAAGATGACGAAGCATCTCTTCAAGCACCAGCTATTGACTTCCTGCTGAAGTTGAAGCAAGAGTACCCAGCCACCATATACTCTCACGCACTAAGCTTCCTCACGGGTCCTACCATGCGATGGGTTCTGAAAAGCGAGTGGGAGCCACACCGCCGTGTTCTTGCTGCTTTCCGGGCCAAGGTTCCTCTGGATATTCGACAGAGTATCAAGCATCTCTACATGCCCAAAGTGACCATTAGAGGCGTCATCGACCCTTCCACACTTGCCAACAAAAAGGAAGATCTGAAATTCGTCACTTTGCCAGACGGGGAGGACTATTCCCCTTACCTGGATTCCCTGCATAAAGAAGGCTTACACGGTAACAACGCGGGGAGGTTGATCATGAAAGATCTCCAAGGGACAATCATGCTGATTCCATACGTTTTTCCTTGCCTGGAAAAGTTTGACTTCAGTCTTGACATGTTTGACTGTCTCCCACCAGCCATTTCACATCACCCTCTCACAGATTCCGTCAGCCGACTTCTCCGACATGAAATTGCCTTCAACATGTCCTTGATTATGATCATGCTGACATCGCTCAGAAGCCTGCGCAATGTCAACAATGTCGACATACGTATCTTCTGGGGCGACTTTTTCCGACGAAATCGTAGGTTCGACTACAGCGTCAGCAAGGAAGATGAGGATAAGCTAGAGATTCTGTTTAGCCGGGAACTCATCAAACACGCCCCGGCAAAGAGCATCACCAGTTATGCCAAGCAGCAGGGCATATATGTCATGGGGGACAAGGTTACAGCATGATAGTATCGAATGGATCAAGGTGCAGATGCCGACACATAGCAATACAAAGTCATGCCTCCAAATTTGGCCAAGCAGTACTTCGTGTGCATGAGATCTAGGCAGTCGGGACTAGTCCATCATTTTGTGTATCAATGATACTTATCGGTATCAAACAACACAAGAAATGACTTGTACTTGAGGTCTCGCCTTAACCTGAATCAAAAACTTTCTGTATATGGGCAACCGATCCAACATGTGCTTAGATGCTTGGCTGTAACTCTTCATATATTTAAGACCTCTGAGCCTAGAAAACACATCTTCAACGTCCACGGATGGATATTCCCGAGAGTAAGTCCAGTATATCGCTATGTTTTGAATCGCATCTCGTTGGCGGTCCATCAAAGCACCCAAGAAAGAGCGGCATTGCAAACGATGCTCCAATTCAAAGGTGTTCAGCTCAAACACGAGAAGCGAGGCCTCTGCGTGGGTTTTTTGACACACATGCTGGAAAGAATTTCGGTCATGATCTTAGGCCTACACCCCCACTATCGCGATGGACGTATGTCGACACCACCTAAAACAATACCGTAAATCATCTTAATAGATGTGAATTAGTTTCGTTCCACAGTATAATGGATTTAGCTATCAACTTTGATTCCAGAACAATAATGTAGTttgttgatacggctaaggtatcggaatcaccttcgttgcaacgagttgaaatgattgtgattgttcttgttgttctatggaggtggagggaggtcggcagtaaggcagcagctagagctcggaccacacggcttagtcagccgtgtaatccaagctcgtgcatgcagcaaccagctgccttatctaccgcaggttcgattcccaacactGACTATCTTTTCTTTTTGTGCCGGGAGATCAGATCCGTCCCCAAATCCTCCAAATCTGTAATAATATCCTGCTGCCGAAATGTAGCTAGTTGCCTATCTCGGCTAGCGCTATACGCCTTCCTGTATGCCCTTATGTCCTCCTCTTGTGTCCTTCGTTATCGCGCACACGTGCCCGTTGACTACTTGGTGCCTTCAAGGTTGCTGAGCTCGGTGCTCTCGGTCGTGGGCTTGGTGTTGCGATCACGGTTGACCCACCCTTGCACTCGGAGGttgagctcgttagagttGATGAGGTTCTCTATCGCGGCGTTGCAACCTGCCTTTGTCATAGAGTCTGCTGGGTTGTCGCGACCGTCGATCCATCTGATATCCATGAGTTCGCTGCGCTCGTAGGCTTCGCGCATTGCCATGATGTCAATCATAAGGCGTTTCTCCTTGGTGGTGCCGAGCTTGACAAGGCAATCGTATAGCGATCGCGAGTCGGTGCATACCACGATGGGGACCTTAGGTAAGTTGAGTCGTTCCATGACCATATCAATGGTGCCGCCGATCGCGACTGCGATATCTACGCCGTGCGCCATCGCGTAGATCTCGGAGGCGAGGACGCTCCTGGTGATCCGCTTGCATTTGACTGAGGACCAGTGGACGATGTTGCCACGTATCCCGAAGTTTGTGTCGCTTGAGGTGACTTCATTGCCGAGTACGATGACGAATCCCATCTGGGAGCTCATatccttgttgttggcaaaggacGCGTCGACTAGGGTAAACAGCTTGAGGTTGCGTATGTCCAGAGGTACGTAGGTCAACCCATGGCAGAGGTTCTTCTTTTGCCATTCGATGCGTTTGTTTAACTTGgatatttcttcttttgtaggCTCACTCGCTTGCGCAGCAGCGGCGAGGTCGAAGCTTGCTTCGGGTTGACAGATTGTCGCGATGTAAGCGCCACGTGCGCGTTGTTGAATGTACGTCTTCTTGTCAGTTGCGATCTCCAGTTTCTCACCTTGTTTCTTTTGGCGTAGTGTGATCACGCCGTCTGTTGTGA from Pyrenophora tritici-repentis strain M4 chromosome 8, whole genome shotgun sequence includes the following:
- a CDS encoding major facilitator superfamily MFS-1: MAPTAISRVAGFLGITSLNATGRDAYIIISLRSLRMFTAGIPSLILALFFSSLKFPDGRIGVFMTLTLLGDVLLSLLLTLVADKLGRRRILFMGSVMMAGSGVAFALSENFWILLLAAVFGIISVTGADCGPFRAVEESILSGLTDDKTRSDVLAWYVTATTMAGAIGAEVAGRTVHALEKHSGNVTKAYHTLFWGYAAFGVLGSILCLCLSNRCEVAGEKHAEMNERGRGGHDEEEEEVLLEAMTPSTTDGFEEDRNNIGRQANPRVAPSAKKASYFSQISKPTRSIMFRLWILLAIDSLADGMTPYSLMNYYVEQKFHVPKTTLGDITSASQFLCAVGAIFAGPLAKRIGLINTMVFTHIPSSLASAFIPLPSGVGWTVGLLLFRAALNSMDQAPRAAFIAAVVKPEERTGVMGITGMLRTLAASAGPSITGFLSGHDNFWIAFLASGACRITYDLGLWVLFVNVKVNKDAGREDDVESLDDEALAGLVSDTDSDDESDGRKSKDSS
- a CDS encoding ARO8, Transcriptional regulator protein, with product MPPPSAVEVSATSDTSGVTLPNPLSAPVQSNEIHGRRKKTAVSQWGVAAPADTANFRLRSHDHKPKAKQWSHIMTKEASIRKGNSLKEAAKFLGTPGIISLGGGLPSSEYFPFEELSIKVPKIGHFSEAETKESGVIITAGKHDLAENKSTFDIATAFNYGQGAGSAQLLRFMTEHTELVHDPPYEDWKCTMTVGSTSATDMLLRMFTRPGEMILSEEYTFSAFVETARPMGVRVCSVPIDNEGLLPAEMNNILTNWDQTARRAPKPHLLYTVPTGQNPTGATQSAERRRALYKVCQKHDIHIIEDEPYYFLQMQPYTGPDAPAVPPPSSHADFIKTLVPSYLSMDTDGRVIRMDSFSKVIAPGSRVGWITAPAQVVERYAKYADVSTQNPSGISQLVLFKLLDEHWGHAGYLDWLIHIRMQYTARRDIILAACEKYLPREVMAWKPPMAGMFHWMQVDFRKHPAYPEKSIESIEESIFMRVIDHGALVMRGSWFYADNEEEHDTLFFRATYAAAPGEKIEEGIRRLGEAVREEFGLGV